The region CCCGGCATGGTCGCGGCTCTTGCCCGAACTGCATACCGTCATGCAGAGTCTTGGGCGAGTGAATAAGTGCCGGTGGACGGGGTCAGGGATGAACGGCGATGGGTAGTGCGGCCGGGGCCGAGCAGGGGACCGCGACCGGCGGCGGCGCGAGCCGGCTGCTGAAGCTCTTCGAGGCGCACCGGCTGACACCCACGCAGCGCAGGATCGCGCACTGCCTGGTGCGCAGAGCCGTCGACGCGCCCTTCCTGTCCAGTGTGGAGGTGGCCGAACTCGCGGGCGTCAGCCAGCCGTCCGTGACCCGCTTCGCGGTGGCGCTCGGCTTCGACGGCTATCCGGCGCTGCGCAAGCACCTGCGCGAGGTGCCGTCGTCCGCCGCGCCGGACGGGGCGGGCGGCAACGAGTACCAGCAGGCGGTGCACGCCGAGATCGAGAATCTGCGGCATCTCGCGGCGCTGCTCGCCGACCCGGGGCCGGTCGCCCGGGCCGGCGCGCTGCTCGCCGGCTCGGTGCCGCTGCCGGTGCTCGGGCTGCGGGCGGCCGGGGCGCAGGCCCGCGGCTTCGCCTATTTCGCGGCCAAGGTCCACCCGGACGTGCGGCTGCTGGACGAGGGCGGCACGATGCTCGCCGACCGGATCGACGCGGCGGCGCGCGCGGGGGCCGGCGCGCTGCTCTGCTTCGCGCTGCCCCGGCACCCGCGGGAGGTGGTCGACGCGCTGGCCCACGCGCAGGAGGCGGGGCTGACCGTGGTCACCGTGGCCGACAGCGCGTTCGCGCCGGTCGCCGCGCACAGCGACGTGCTGCTGCCGGCCGCCGTCGGGACGGGCCTGGCGTTCGACACCGCGTGCGCGCCGATGCTGCTCGGCCGGGTGCTGCTGGAGTCGATGTGCGACGAACTTCCGGACGCGCAGGCGCGGCTGGAGGAGTTCGACACGCAGGCCGCGGCGCGCGGGGTCTTCGCGGAGTGAAGGGCGCCGGCCGTCCGCGGTGCGGCCGGACGAATACGTCTTAACGAAAATCTGAGAATCGCGAAGTAACCTCCCCAGCACTTGTCAGGCGATGCCGTGCGGTGGACACGGCGGGGAGGAGGCGCGACGTGGTGCGCGGGGCCTACACATTGGCGCGGGTGGCGGTGACGGTACGGACGGCGGGGACCTGGCTGTGGTGGCTGGGTGTCGTCGCGGCGGTGCCCGGAACCGCGGTGACCTTCAGTCCCACCGGACGGCGGATCGGCGTACTCGCCGGTGCCGCGCTCTTCATCATCGCGGCGGTGGCCGCGTTCGTCGTACGCGGCGGCCGGCACACCGCCCGCGCCGAGGCGGCGACCAGGGCCGCGAAGGGGGTCTTCCTCCAGGACCGCAGGGTCACCGCCCGCGCCTGGTCGCGGCGGCGCCGGTGGTGGCTCGTCGCGGCCTTCGCCGTGGCGGCGGCCTCCTCCGCCGTCCTGCCCTGCGCGGGCGGGATGCTCCTCGGCGGCCTCGGTGCCGGGCTGTTCGCGAGGTCGCTGCGGCTCGCGCGGATCGAACGGGGCAGGGACGCGCTGCTGTGGGTCCGCCCCGACGGCGACCCCGCCGCCTACCAGCTCACCGGCACGGCCGCGGGGGACGCCGCACCCGGCGGCGCCCGTCGCCGACGGGGCTGAGCCGCTGCCCGGGCGGCGCTACGGCTGGAGCGGGGGGACGTCCGCGCCGCTCTCGGTGAGCAGGTCGGCGAGGGTCTGGGCCGGGCGGACCGGCGAGAAGGCGGGCGCGGCGCCCGGTCCGGCGGTGTAGGCCCAGACGGCGGGCCGGGGCAGCGAGTTGTAGGCGAAGTGCGTCGAGAAGTAGTAGGCGCCGGTGTCCAGCAGCGCGACATGGTCGCCCGCGTCCAGCCGGGGCAGGGCGCGGCCGCGGGCGACCAGGTCCCCGGCGAAGCAGCAGGGTCCTGCCACGTCCTGGATTACCGGCTCGCCGGTCTTGCGGCGGCCCGCGGGGTCGAGGGCGAGCACCCGCAGCGGCCAGGAGTCCGGCGCGAAGACGGTACGGGTGGCGACCTGCGCGCCGGCGTGGGTGACCGCTATGGCCCGGCCGCCGGCGGACTTGGCGTACTCGACCCGGGCCAGGACGGTGCCGTGCTTGGCCAGCAGCGCGCGGCCGAATTCGGTGACGATGCCGTAGCGCCCGTCGAAGAGGCCGGGGACCTCGGTACGCAGCAGGTCGGCGTAGTCGCCGAAGGTCGGCGTGATCTCGTCGGAGCCGAAGTTGACGGGCAGGCCGCCGCCGATGTCCAGGACGGTGACCTGCCGGCGGCCGGCGGCGGCGTTGATCCGTTCCGCCAGGTCGTAGGCGGCCCTGACGCCGGCGGCCATCAGCGGCAGCGGCACCCCCTGGGAGCCGGTGTGGGTGTGGAGGCGGTTCAGCCAGGGGCGTTCGGTGTACGTGCGCAGCACCCAGTCCTCGGCGCCCGGGTCGCGCAGGGCCACGCCGAATTTGGAGGTGGCCGTCGCGGTGCTCATCGCGTCGATGCTGCCGCCGCCGACCTGCGGGTTGACCCGCAGCCCGATGGGGGAGGCGGAGGGCGCGGCGGCCAGCAGGGCGTCGATCCTGGCGATCTCCTGCGGATTGTCGGCGTTGACGGCGATACCGAGGGCCAGCGCCTCGCGCAGTTCCGCGGTGGTCTTGGCGGGGGAGTCGAGCACGGTGCGCCGCGGCGGGATGCCGGCGGCGCGGGCCAGGGCGAGTTCGCCGGGGCTGGCCACTTCGGCGCCGAGCCCGTACTGCCCGAGCAGCGCCAGGACCGGCACCAGGGACGCGGCCTTCACGGCGAAGGTGTGCTCGACGGCCACCCCGGGGGTGGCGAAGGCCGCGTGCAGGGAGGTCGCCGCCTGCCGGATGCCGGCGGTGTCCAGCAGTCCGACGACTGGTTCCGCCTCGCTCACCAGGCCGTTTTCCACCGCTGACCGCAGCGCGTCGTCCCGGCGTACCGCCGCCTCGTCCGTCATGGACGCCATCCCACCATCCCGGCGGGGCGCGACGCCACCGCGTCGGCCCCGGGTGCGAGCTTGTTGACTAGGGCTATTCAGCTGGCCAGGATGTGAATATTCACTGCCATGACGAGGAGGCCGCACCGATGACGGGACCGAGGCCGGTACGCGCGCCGCGCGGTACGGAACTGAGCGCTCTGGGCTGGCAGCAGGAAGCCGCCCTGCGCATGCTGCAGAACAACCTCGACCCCGAGGTGGCCGAGCACCCCGACAAGCTCGTCGTCTACGGCGGCACCGGCAAGGCCGCCCGCGACTGGAACAGCTTCGACGCGATGGTCCGCACCCTGCGCGGCCTGAAGCAGGACGAGACGATGCTGGTCCAGTCCGGCCGCCCGGTCGGCGTCATGCAGACCCACGAGTGGGCGCCCCGCGTCCTGATCGCCAACTCCAACCTGGTCGGCGACTGGGCCACCTGGGAGGAGTTCCGCCGCCTCGAAGCACTCGGCCTGACGATGTACGGCCAGATGACCGCGGGTTCGTGGATCTACATCGGCACCCAGGGCATCCTCCAGGGCACCTACGAGACCTTCGCCGCGGTCGCCGCCAAGCG is a window of Streptomyces sp. NBC_01477 DNA encoding:
- a CDS encoding diaminopimelate decarboxylase, which produces MTDEAAVRRDDALRSAVENGLVSEAEPVVGLLDTAGIRQAATSLHAAFATPGVAVEHTFAVKAASLVPVLALLGQYGLGAEVASPGELALARAAGIPPRRTVLDSPAKTTAELREALALGIAVNADNPQEIARIDALLAAAPSASPIGLRVNPQVGGGSIDAMSTATATSKFGVALRDPGAEDWVLRTYTERPWLNRLHTHTGSQGVPLPLMAAGVRAAYDLAERINAAAGRRQVTVLDIGGGLPVNFGSDEITPTFGDYADLLRTEVPGLFDGRYGIVTEFGRALLAKHGTVLARVEYAKSAGGRAIAVTHAGAQVATRTVFAPDSWPLRVLALDPAGRRKTGEPVIQDVAGPCCFAGDLVARGRALPRLDAGDHVALLDTGAYYFSTHFAYNSLPRPAVWAYTAGPGAAPAFSPVRPAQTLADLLTESGADVPPLQP
- a CDS encoding MurR/RpiR family transcriptional regulator, producing the protein MGSAAGAEQGTATGGGASRLLKLFEAHRLTPTQRRIAHCLVRRAVDAPFLSSVEVAELAGVSQPSVTRFAVALGFDGYPALRKHLREVPSSAAPDGAGGNEYQQAVHAEIENLRHLAALLADPGPVARAGALLAGSVPLPVLGLRAAGAQARGFAYFAAKVHPDVRLLDEGGTMLADRIDAAARAGAGALLCFALPRHPREVVDALAHAQEAGLTVVTVADSAFAPVAAHSDVLLPAAVGTGLAFDTACAPMLLGRVLLESMCDELPDAQARLEEFDTQAAARGVFAE